The following proteins come from a genomic window of Nautilia profundicola AmH:
- the purQ gene encoding phosphoribosylformylglycinamidine synthase subunit PurQ: MKVSVIVFPGTNCDRDTKWAFEKIGADVEFVWHNEHDLKNPDLVVLPGGFSYGDYLRSGAIARFSPIMQEVKDFANKGGYVLGICNGFQILLESHLLPGGMTRNENLHFISKFHHLKVVDNNNKFLQNLNVGDIVNIPIAHAEGNYKVDEETLKKMYDNGQIILKYCDANGNELNPNGSIDAIAGICNENKNVFGLMPHPERAMESLLGGSDGIKMIEGFMK; the protein is encoded by the coding sequence ATGAAAGTTAGTGTTATTGTTTTTCCGGGAACCAATTGTGACAGAGACACTAAATGGGCTTTTGAAAAAATAGGTGCCGACGTTGAATTTGTATGGCATAACGAACATGATTTAAAAAATCCCGATCTTGTTGTTCTTCCCGGAGGATTCAGCTACGGTGATTACCTTAGAAGCGGAGCAATCGCAAGATTTTCACCAATAATGCAAGAAGTAAAAGATTTTGCAAATAAAGGTGGTTATGTACTTGGGATTTGTAACGGTTTTCAGATACTTCTTGAATCACACCTTCTGCCTGGAGGCATGACAAGAAATGAAAATCTGCATTTTATTTCAAAATTCCACCATCTAAAAGTAGTAGACAACAACAACAAATTTTTACAAAATCTAAATGTAGGTGACATAGTAAATATTCCAATCGCTCATGCGGAAGGAAATTATAAAGTAGATGAGGAAACTCTTAAAAAAATGTATGATAATGGTCAAATAATTTTAAAATACTGTGATGCAAACGGTAATGAATTAAATCCAAATGGAAGTATAGATGCAATTGCAGGAATTTGTAATGAAAATAAAAACGTATTTGGCTTAATGCCGCATCCTGAAAGAGCAATGGAAAGTCTGCTTG